Proteins encoded in a region of the Drosophila sechellia strain sech25 chromosome 2L, ASM438219v1, whole genome shotgun sequence genome:
- the LOC6613392 gene encoding chorion transcription factor Cf2 isoform X2, whose product MIKSTTNPQEQRLPRPEDQSPAPPPPPSSATTSTAAPATPTHQVATVIANMDTLKTAFLPNLSMDPNVHVSPHYCPMCHQQFERPQHVADHMQLCHGITLNAQGAIATLDGGHPQAQQHPHPKLTHPCFNCDEKFGNAVDLDEHHRLAHQTSAFLARCLICSIYGIHSATQQPNEYKCTQCGSICTTAMLAAGQQGFMEQQEAAVTPDDQLPAMAPRDMRLTPEEQHHQQQLQAEHHHQQQHQQQQQQQQELLEQQQREMQEQAQQQQVHHHQQDQDLAGDQVSLKVPPLTVKLNKNANGGAIVAHPQVIIKEEPLSLSDSGDVVNSVPVYAIQANPGVPAPASSGVLVGTQTVPADLAHKIRHKCPDCPKTFKTPGTLAMHRKIHTGEADATPKERPYTCSYCGKSFTQSNTLKQHTRIHTGEKPFHCGYCEKSFSVKDYLTKHIRTHTGEKPYTCPYCDKRFTQRSALTVHTTKLHPL is encoded by the exons ATGATAAAGTCCACCACGAATCCACAGGAACAGCGTCTGCCACGCCCCGAGGATCAGTCGCCAGCGCCGCCGCCGCCCCCCTCCTCAGCCACCACCTCCACCGCCgccccagccacgcccacgcacCAAGTGGCCACAGTGATAGCCAACATGGACACCCTGAAGACCGCCTTTCTGCCCAATCTCAGCATGGACCCCAATGTGCACGTGTCGCCGCACTATTGTCCCATGTGTCACCAGCAGTTCGAGCGGCCGCAGCACGTCGCCGATCACATGCAGCTGTGCCACGGGATCACGCTGAACGCCCAGGGAGCCATCGCCACGCTGGACGGTGGCCATCCGCAGGCACAGCAGCACCCGCACCCCAAGCTCACCCACCCCTGCTTCAATTGTGATGAAAAGTTTGGCAATGCCGTCGATCTGGACGAACACCATCGGCTGGCCCATCAGACGTCCGCCTTCCTGGCCCGCTGCCTCATATGCAGCATCTATGGCATCCACTCGGCCACCCAGCAGCCCAACGAGTACAAATGCACGCAGTGCGGCTCCATTTGCACCACCGCCATGCTGGCTGCCGGACAGCAGGGCTTTATGGAACAGCAGGAGGCGGCGGTGACGCCCGACGATCAGCTGCCGGCGATGGCGCCCCGTGATATGAGACTGACGCCCGAggagcagcaccaccagcagcaactgcaggcGGAGCACCACCATCAACAacagcaccaacaacaacagcagcagcagcaggaactgctggagcagcagcagcgtgaAATGCAGGAGCaggcgcaacagcagcaggtgcACCATCATCAGCAGGATCAGGATCTCGCCGGCGACCAGGTGTCGCTGAAGGTGCCACCACTCACCGTCAAGCTAAACAAGAACGCCAACGGTGGCGCCATTGTGGCCCATCCGCAGGTCATTATCAAGGAGGAGCCACTCAGCCTGAGCGACAGTGGTGATGTTGTCAACTCTGTGCCCGTCTATGCCATACAAGCCAATCCCGGTGTACCCGCTCCGGCCAGTTCAGGTGTGCTAGTCGGCACGCAAACGGTGCCCGCCGATCTGGCGCACAAGATCCGGCACAAATGTCCGGATTGTCCAAAGACCTTCAAGACGCCCGGCACGCTGGCCATGCACCGCAAGATACACACAGGCGAAGCAGA CGCCACGCCCAAAGAACGCCCCTACACGTGCTCCTACTGCGGCAAGTCCTTCACTCAATCGAATACACTAAAACAGCACACTCGCATACATACAG GAGAGAAGCCGTTCCACTGCGGTTACTGCGAGAAGTCCTTCAGCGTGAAGGACTATCTGACCAAGCACATACGGACGCACACCGGCGAGAAGCCGTATACCTGTCCGTACTGCGACAAGCGCTTCACGCAGCGGAGCGCCCTCACTGTGCACACGACTAAGCTGCATCCGCTCTAG
- the LOC6613392 gene encoding chorion transcription factor Cf2 isoform X1, which translates to MIKSTTNPQEQRLPRPEDQSPAPPPPPSSATTSTAAPATPTHQVATVIANMDTLKTAFLPNLSMDPNVHVSPHYCPMCHQQFERPQHVADHMQLCHGITLNAQGAIATLDGGHPQAQQHPHPKLTHPCFNCDEKFGNAVDLDEHHRLAHQTSAFLARCLICSIYGIHSATQQPNEYKCTQCGSICTTAMLAAGQQGFMEQQEAAVTPDDQLPAMAPRDMRLTPEEQHHQQQLQAEHHHQQQHQQQQQQQQELLEQQQREMQEQAQQQQVHHHQQDQDLAGDQVSLKVPPLTVKLNKNANGGAIVAHPQVIIKEEPLSLSDSGDVVNSVPVYAIQANPGVPAPASSGVLVGTQTVPADLAHKIRHKCPDCPKTFKTPGTLAMHRKIHTGEADATPKERPYTCSYCGKSFTQSNTLKQHTRIHTGEKPFRCGYCGRAFTVKDYLNKHLTTHTGEKPFHCGYCEKSFSVKDYLTKHIRTHTGEKPYTCPYCDKRFTQRSALTVHTTKLHPL; encoded by the exons ATGATAAAGTCCACCACGAATCCACAGGAACAGCGTCTGCCACGCCCCGAGGATCAGTCGCCAGCGCCGCCGCCGCCCCCCTCCTCAGCCACCACCTCCACCGCCgccccagccacgcccacgcacCAAGTGGCCACAGTGATAGCCAACATGGACACCCTGAAGACCGCCTTTCTGCCCAATCTCAGCATGGACCCCAATGTGCACGTGTCGCCGCACTATTGTCCCATGTGTCACCAGCAGTTCGAGCGGCCGCAGCACGTCGCCGATCACATGCAGCTGTGCCACGGGATCACGCTGAACGCCCAGGGAGCCATCGCCACGCTGGACGGTGGCCATCCGCAGGCACAGCAGCACCCGCACCCCAAGCTCACCCACCCCTGCTTCAATTGTGATGAAAAGTTTGGCAATGCCGTCGATCTGGACGAACACCATCGGCTGGCCCATCAGACGTCCGCCTTCCTGGCCCGCTGCCTCATATGCAGCATCTATGGCATCCACTCGGCCACCCAGCAGCCCAACGAGTACAAATGCACGCAGTGCGGCTCCATTTGCACCACCGCCATGCTGGCTGCCGGACAGCAGGGCTTTATGGAACAGCAGGAGGCGGCGGTGACGCCCGACGATCAGCTGCCGGCGATGGCGCCCCGTGATATGAGACTGACGCCCGAggagcagcaccaccagcagcaactgcaggcGGAGCACCACCATCAACAacagcaccaacaacaacagcagcagcagcaggaactgctggagcagcagcagcgtgaAATGCAGGAGCaggcgcaacagcagcaggtgcACCATCATCAGCAGGATCAGGATCTCGCCGGCGACCAGGTGTCGCTGAAGGTGCCACCACTCACCGTCAAGCTAAACAAGAACGCCAACGGTGGCGCCATTGTGGCCCATCCGCAGGTCATTATCAAGGAGGAGCCACTCAGCCTGAGCGACAGTGGTGATGTTGTCAACTCTGTGCCCGTCTATGCCATACAAGCCAATCCCGGTGTACCCGCTCCGGCCAGTTCAGGTGTGCTAGTCGGCACGCAAACGGTGCCCGCCGATCTGGCGCACAAGATCCGGCACAAATGTCCGGATTGTCCAAAGACCTTCAAGACGCCCGGCACGCTGGCCATGCACCGCAAGATACACACAGGCGAAGCAGA CGCCACGCCCAAAGAACGCCCCTACACGTGCTCCTACTGCGGCAAGTCCTTCACTCAATCGAATACACTAAAACAGCACACTCGCATACATACAGGTGAGAAACCATTTAGATGTGGCTATTGTGGCAGGGCGTTCACTGTTAAGGATTACCTGAACAAACATTTAACGACTCACACGG GAGAGAAGCCGTTCCACTGCGGTTACTGCGAGAAGTCCTTCAGCGTGAAGGACTATCTGACCAAGCACATACGGACGCACACCGGCGAGAAGCCGTATACCTGTCCGTACTGCGACAAGCGCTTCACGCAGCGGAGCGCCCTCACTGTGCACACGACTAAGCTGCATCCGCTCTAG
- the LOC6613392 gene encoding chorion transcription factor Cf2 isoform X3: MDTLKTAFLPNLSMDPNVHVSPHYCPMCHQQFERPQHVADHMQLCHGITLNAQGAIATLDGGHPQAQQHPHPKLTHPCFNCDEKFGNAVDLDEHHRLAHQTSAFLARCLICSIYGIHSATQQPNEYKCTQCGSICTTAMLAAGQQGFMEQQEAAVTPDDQLPAMAPRDMRLTPEEQHHQQQLQAEHHHQQQHQQQQQQQQELLEQQQREMQEQAQQQQVHHHQQDQDLAGDQVSLKVPPLTVKLNKNANGGAIVAHPQVIIKEEPLSLSDSGDVVNSVPVYAIQANPGVPAPASSGVLVGTQTVPADLAHKIRHKCPDCPKTFKTPGTLAMHRKIHTGEADATPKERPYTCSYCGKSFTQSNTLKQHTRIHTGEKPFRCGYCGRAFTVKDYLNKHLTTHTGEKPFHCGYCEKSFSVKDYLTKHIRTHTGEKPYTCPYCDKRFTQRSALTVHTTKLHPL, translated from the exons ATGGACACCCTGAAGACCGCCTTTCTGCCCAATCTCAGCATGGACCCCAATGTGCACGTGTCGCCGCACTATTGTCCCATGTGTCACCAGCAGTTCGAGCGGCCGCAGCACGTCGCCGATCACATGCAGCTGTGCCACGGGATCACGCTGAACGCCCAGGGAGCCATCGCCACGCTGGACGGTGGCCATCCGCAGGCACAGCAGCACCCGCACCCCAAGCTCACCCACCCCTGCTTCAATTGTGATGAAAAGTTTGGCAATGCCGTCGATCTGGACGAACACCATCGGCTGGCCCATCAGACGTCCGCCTTCCTGGCCCGCTGCCTCATATGCAGCATCTATGGCATCCACTCGGCCACCCAGCAGCCCAACGAGTACAAATGCACGCAGTGCGGCTCCATTTGCACCACCGCCATGCTGGCTGCCGGACAGCAGGGCTTTATGGAACAGCAGGAGGCGGCGGTGACGCCCGACGATCAGCTGCCGGCGATGGCGCCCCGTGATATGAGACTGACGCCCGAggagcagcaccaccagcagcaactgcaggcGGAGCACCACCATCAACAacagcaccaacaacaacagcagcagcagcaggaactgctggagcagcagcagcgtgaAATGCAGGAGCaggcgcaacagcagcaggtgcACCATCATCAGCAGGATCAGGATCTCGCCGGCGACCAGGTGTCGCTGAAGGTGCCACCACTCACCGTCAAGCTAAACAAGAACGCCAACGGTGGCGCCATTGTGGCCCATCCGCAGGTCATTATCAAGGAGGAGCCACTCAGCCTGAGCGACAGTGGTGATGTTGTCAACTCTGTGCCCGTCTATGCCATACAAGCCAATCCCGGTGTACCCGCTCCGGCCAGTTCAGGTGTGCTAGTCGGCACGCAAACGGTGCCCGCCGATCTGGCGCACAAGATCCGGCACAAATGTCCGGATTGTCCAAAGACCTTCAAGACGCCCGGCACGCTGGCCATGCACCGCAAGATACACACAGGCGAAGCAGA CGCCACGCCCAAAGAACGCCCCTACACGTGCTCCTACTGCGGCAAGTCCTTCACTCAATCGAATACACTAAAACAGCACACTCGCATACATACAGGTGAGAAACCATTTAGATGTGGCTATTGTGGCAGGGCGTTCACTGTTAAGGATTACCTGAACAAACATTTAACGACTCACACGG GAGAGAAGCCGTTCCACTGCGGTTACTGCGAGAAGTCCTTCAGCGTGAAGGACTATCTGACCAAGCACATACGGACGCACACCGGCGAGAAGCCGTATACCTGTCCGTACTGCGACAAGCGCTTCACGCAGCGGAGCGCCCTCACTGTGCACACGACTAAGCTGCATCCGCTCTAG
- the LOC6613393 gene encoding serine/threonine-protein kinase RIO3: MSSPWVKTSEPVQQVNLADIMSEQYAHKLHDKELQRHTENLKRPDEQIAPVWGAQASSPPAPSALSKQSDAEEWEDYSALLNDEGNLPDDIQLPEDSDAVIAQLLQSQFDHEYNEELRRIERQQNKQSKVTVTLNKFLRDGDAEFLHDTAEDDYEEDELEQLKHDWDRFEDNERQLDSIPRCGFKVNKEGEMITKHDPQLCAVRNAQRVMSFPPEFPTGDAAGFDMKLSNKVFNQLRAHSRRGRSDKHEKVATAEMGLDAATRLLLYKLINNQILEQINGIISTGKEAVILHANSDANYTGSNEHGHQSGVLVPPQLLPRECAIKIFKTTLNEFKQRDRYIKDDYRFKDRFSKQNHRVIINMWAEKEMHNLMRMQAIGLNVPDVVVLKKHVLVMRFIGDNHNAAPKLKDARLSDAELSCAYEEIVAAMHKLYNEAKLVHADMSEYNILWFEGKCWFIDVAQSVEPKHPSALEFLMRDCGNIVNFFERRGLPNIYTKEQLFEFITGLNSEVHTAAQLEQIHTRGASICQATAPNQEECPDELKPLEYPFELAWEKSQQDRAAQKALQQAQDNNDNKTDTDKDQETDDNENDSDDKEKINKTANH; the protein is encoded by the exons ATGTCGTCACCATGGGTTAAGACCAGCGAGCCTGTGCAGCAGGTGAATCTGGCGGACATAATGTCGGAGCAATATGCCCACAAGTTGCACGACAAGGAGCTGCAGCGCCACACGGAGAATCTGAAAAGACCGGACGAGCAGATAGCACCCGTTTGGGGGGCGCAGGCCTCATCCCCTCCAGCGCCCAGTGCTCTGAGTAAGCAAAGTGATGCGGAGGAATGGGAGGATTACTCTGCGCTTCTCAACGACGAAGGAAACCTACCTGACGACATTCAGCTGCCTGAAGACAGCGATGCTGTAATCGCCCAGCTGTTGCAGTCCCAGTTCGATCACGAGTACAATGAGGAATTGCGTCGCATCGAGCGGCAGCAAAACAAGCAGTCCAAGGTCACTGTTACCCTCAACAAGTTCCTACGCGATGGCGATGCCGAGTTCTTGCACGACACCGCCGAAGATGACTACGAGGAGGATGAATTGGAGCAACTGAAGCACGACTGGGATCGATTCGAGGACAATGAACGGCAGCTTGACTCCATACCACGCTGCGGCTTTAAAGTTAACAAGGAGGGCGAGATGATAACAAAGCACGATCCGCAGTTGTGCGCCGTGCGTAATGCCCAGCGCGTGATGTCCTTTCCGCCGGAGTTTCCCACCGGCGATGCTGCCGGTTTCGACATGAAGCTCTCCAATAAG GTGTTCAACCAACTAAGAGCCCATTCTCGACGAGGTCGGTCCGACAAACACGAGAAAGTGGCCACCGCGGAGATGGGATTGGATGCGGCCACACGTTTGCTTCTGTACAAGCTGATCAACAACCAAATACTAGAGCAGATCAACGGCATCATATCCACGGGCAAGGAGGCGGTCATCTTGCATGCCAACTCTGATGCGAACTATACGGGCAGCAACGAGCATGGTCACCAGAGTGGTGTGCTCGTTCCGCCGCAGCTTCTGCCCCGGGAGTGTGCCATCAAAATCTTTAAAACCACGCTCAACGAGTTCAAGCAGCGTGATAGATATATCAAGGATGACTACCGGTTCAAGGATCGCTTTAGCAAGCAAAACCACCGGGTGATCATCAATATGTGGGCAGAGAAGGAGATGCATAATCTGATGAGGATGCAAGCCATCGGTTTAAACGTTCCAGACGTGGTTGTGCTGAAGAAGCACGTGCTGGTAATGCGGTTCATCGGTGACAATCACAACGCTGCGCCCAAGTTAAAGGATGCCCGCCTGAGCGATGCGGAGCTGAGCTGCGCCTACGAAGAGATTGTGGCCGCGATGCACAAGTTGTACAATGAGGCGAAGCTGGTGCATGCTGATATGAGCGAATATAACATACTCTGGTTCGAGGGCAAATGCTGGTTTATTGATGTGGCTCAGAGTGTCGAACCGAAGCATCCTAGTGCCCTGGAGTTCCTGATGCGGGATTGCGGCAACATTGTTAACTTCTTTGAACGACGCGGCCTGCCCAACATTTACACCAAGGAGCAGTTGTTCGAGTTTATTACGGGTCTCAATTCCGAGGTCCACACCGCCGCACAGCTGGAGCAGATACATACGCGTGGCGCTTCCATTTGCCAAGCCACTGCTCCGAACCAGGAGGAGTGCCCCGACGAACTGAAACCCTTGGAGTATCCCTTTGAGCTGGCCTGGGAAAAATCTCAGCAAGATCGCGCGGCTCAAAAGGCTCTGCAGCAAGCGCAGGATAATAACGATAACAAAACCGACACGGATAAGGATCAAGAGACCGATGACAACGAGAACGATAGTGACGACAAGGAAAAGATTAACAAAACTGCCAACCATTGA
- the LOC6613394 gene encoding uncharacterized protein LOC6613394, with translation MPYLYGIADTKFLHQKVKKKTKIRSDMAATKFQRNEFLKGCPKYDKDDIPIQFRTTPDSLVELSIIVVDKLPLPSIFEWDDMDIRRWINGYGYPQYMNTFRVNMITGRKLLLLDASALCAMNIKNFDHIRHISYGIRMLFHFELTKFSSSISLPDEKPNELYLLFHTQTGMNYDEVRRSDLYRRMQILRERARNLDHWDLLYLWLRHEQERKYKEFIGMVPRSTMYKCEEAAKAPEEPEDMEPEELMCMTCIPPCDCDWTERDLRLPWRLECLPPMLETTMSKWNALQAQCSTCIPPCECRWPPRFYLTGTVIRCLQQRFPEKFCPIFDERYRASPRPSLVERWTRFSI, from the exons ATGCCCTATCTGTATGGCATAGCGGACACCAAGTTCCTCCACCAGAAGGTGAAAAAGAAGACGAAGATCCGTTCGGATATGGCAGCCACCAAGTTCCAACGGAATGAGTTCCTAAAGGGCTGTCCCAAGTACGATAAGGACGATATACCCATACAGTTCAGGACGACACCCGATTCCCTTGTGGAGCTGAGCATCATTGTGGTGGACAAGCTGCCATTGCCATCGATCTTCGAGTGGGATGACATGGACATCAGGCGCTGGATCAATGGCTACGGTTATCCACAGTACATG AACACCTTTCGGGTGAACATGATCACGGGTCGcaagctgctgctcctggacgCCTCCGCTCTGTGTGCGATGAACATCAAGAACTTCGATCACATCCGTCACATATCCTATGGCATCCGGATGCTCTTCCACTTCGAGCTGACCAAGTTCTCATCCAGCATCTCGCTGCCGGACGAGAAGCCCAACGAGCTGTACCTGCTGTTCCACACGCAGACCGGAATGAACTACGACGAGGTGCGCAGGAGTGATCTCTACCGACGGATGCAGATCCTACGGGAGCGGGCCCGCAACCTGGATCACTGGGATCTGCTGTACCTGTGGCTGCGCCACGAGCAGGAACGCAAGTACAAGGAGTTCATCGGCATGGTACCGCGCTCCACGATGTACAAGTGCGAGGAGGCGGCAAAGGCGCCGGAGGAACCCGAGGACATGGAACCCGAGGAACTCATGTGCATGACCTGCATTCCGCCGTGCGACTGCGACTGGACCGAACGGGATCTGCGGCTGCCGTGGCGACTGGAGTGCCTGCCGCCCATGCTGGAAACCACCATGAGCAAGTGGAACGCCTTGCAGGCGCAGTGCTCCACCTGCATCCCGCCGTGCGAGTGCCGCTGGCCACCGCGATTCTATCTCACAGGCACCGTCATCCGCTGCCTGCAGCAGCGCTTCCCGGAGAAGTTCTGCCCCATCTTCGACGAGCGGTACAGGGCCTCGCCGCGACCCAGTCTCGTGGAACGCTGGACGCGATTCTCCATTTAA
- the LOC6613395 gene encoding sialin yields the protein MSNTEKGGLHRVRNFLSCRQVLNLLTMLGFMLNYALRVNLTIAIVDMVRPNVTSPENATLTGNSTAANSTASPDGVDVYEERFPWDSYQTNFVLGCFFWGYILTELPGGRLAELIGGRRVFGHSMLWASLLTLITPLAAHINYVVLIVVRVVLGFMLGASWPAIHPVAAVWIPPMERSKFMSNMMASSLGAAITMPICGYLISVAGWASVFYLTGAVGLLWSLAWFTFVYETPATHPRISAEERREIEEAIGTTTSKKRPSHVPWGQLLCSPAVWAIIICHGLAVFGFFTVVNQLPTFMSKILHFDIKKNGLFSSLPYLGKYVMAVASSYLADYLRKKGTLSTTATRKLFTTFALVIPGLLMIVQVFLGYDATWSVTIFSLAMFAHGAVTAGYLGNGLDIAPNFGGTIFGLANTLSSFGGFLSTWMVGALTYKDESFHSWQIVFWILAATYISGAVVFAILGSGELQPWNNPPERVRISDVTQEEGVPLKNEK from the exons ATGTCCAACACGGAGAAAGGAGGTCTGCACAGAGTGCGAA ACTTCCTGTCATGCCGCCAAGTTCTGAACCTGCTGACCATGCTCGGCTTCATGCTGAACTACGCCCTGCGAGTGAACCTCACCATTGCCATCGTGGACATGGTCCGACCCAATGTCACATCACCGGAGAACGCCACTCTAACGGGGAACAGCACGGCGGCCAATAGCACCGCATCGCCGGACGGAGTGGATGTGTACGAGGAGCGCTTCCCCTGGGACAGCTACCAGACCAACTTCGTGCTGGGCTGCTTCTTCTGGGGCTACATCCTCACCGAACTGCCGGGCGGTCGTCTTGCCGAGCTGATCGGTGGACGCCGCGTCTTCGGACATTCCATGTTGTGGGCCAGTCTGCTCACCCTGATCACACCGCTGGCGGCGCACATCAACTACGTGGTGCTCATCGTGGTGCGAGTGGTTCTGGGCTTCATGCTGGGCGCATCCTGGCCAGCCATTCACCCGGTGGCCGCTGTCTGGATTCCGCCCATGGAGCGCTCCAAGTTTATGTCCAACATGATGG CTTCTTCGCTTGGTGCTGCAATCACCATGCCCATCTGCGGCTACCTGATCTCCGTCGCTGGCTGGGCCAGTGTTTTCTATCTGACGGGAGCCGTGGGTCTGCTGTGGTCCTTGGCCTGGTTCACCTTTGTCTATGAGACACCTGCCACTCATCCCAGGATTTCAGCGGAGGAGCGGCGGGAGATTGAGGAGGCCATTGGCACAACTACCTCCAAGAAGCGTCCGAGCCATGTGCCCTGGGGTCAGCTTCTCTGCTCTCCAGCTGTGTGGGCAATCATCATCTGTCACGGACTGGCCGTCTTTGGATTCTTCACCGTGGTCAATCAGTTGCCCACTTTCATGTCCAAGATTCTGCACTTCGATATCAAAAAG AATGGTTTGTTCTCGTCGCTGCCTTATCTGGGTAAATACGTTATGGCTGTGGCTTCATCCTACCTGGCTGATTACCTGCGCAAGAAGGGTACTTTGAGCACGACGGCCACCAGGAAACTATTCACTACTTTCG CTCTTGTGATTCCGGGTCTTTTGATGATTGTGCAAGTGTTCCTAGGCTACGATGCCACCTGGTCTGTCACGATCTTCTCGCTGGCGATGTTTGCTCATGGTGCAGTCACCGCTGGTTACCTGGGCAATGGTTTGGATATTGCACCGAACTTTGGAGGAACCATTTTCGGATTGGCCAACACGCTGTCTTCATTTGGTGGCTTCCTTTCCACGTGGATGGTGGGAGCCCTCACCTACAAGGAT GAATCCTTCCATTCGTGGCAAATTGTGTTCTGGATCCTGGCCGCCACCTATATCTCGGGAGCTGTGGTGTTCGCCATCCTTGGCAGCGGTGAACTGCAGCCGTGGAACAACCCTCCAGAGCGTGTTAGGATCAGCGACGTCACCCAGGAGGAGGGTGTGCCCCTCAAGAACGAGAAGTGA
- the LOC6613396 gene encoding uncharacterized protein LOC6613396, whose product MMSWPKQWGFASLWLPVLIGLLHTQNASAFIVPRELPSILSIVYSNIPPIKKGTDSRLGFGFRLGEHADFQVMVELGPQKETRPIGEPSQDDQSFNKRQVSQSDQKALARQLYRQQVMEEAERLMTSTERNGASWLQAWSNGMKPQKPKSKDQPKKLVKESSAGNYQKAQATDPTSAMKQLQLLYKMATSSSTTTTTTVPPVFTGGSLNLGGPSGFKLPPPALSQDTNTLSNPDPLKSKSEITKELMDVSLETDT is encoded by the exons atgATGTCTTGGCCAAAACAATGGGGCTTCGCTAGCCTCTGGCTGCCCGTGCTGATCGGCCTGCTCCACA CACAAAATGCTTCAGCTTTCATTGTGCCCCGGGAACTGCCCTCCATCTTATCCATAGTTTACTCCAATATACCACCGATTAAAAAGG GAACTGATTCCCGTTTGGGCTTTGGCTTTCGCCTGGGCGAGCATGCGGACTTTCAGGTGATGGTGGAACTGGGTCCCCAGAAGGAGACGCGTCCCATCGGCGAGCCCAGCCAGGATGATCAATCGTTCAACAAGCGCCAGGTGAGCCAGAGCGATCAGAAGGCACTGGCCCGTCAACTTTACCGCCAGCAGGTGATGGAGGAGGCGGAGAGATTGATGACCTCCACGGAGAGGAATGGGGCCAGCTGGCTGCAGGCCTGGTCGAATGGCATGAAACCGCAGAAGCCCAAATCGAAGGATCAGCCCAAGAAGCTGGTGAAAGAAAGTTCGGCAGGCAATTATCAGAAGGCACAGGCAACAGATCCCACCAGTGCCATGAagcagctgcagttgctctACAAAATGGCCACCAGTTCCAGCACCACAACCACCACAACAGTGCCTCCTGTCTTCACAGGAGGATCCCTtaatttgggtggtccaagtGGCTTCAAATTGCCACCACCTGCTCTGAGCCAGGATACGAACACGCTGAGCAATCCTGATCCTCTCAAGAGCAAAAGTGAGATCACCAAGGAGCTAATGGATGTCAGTCTGGAGACGGACACTTAG